GCCACTTCAAAGACCCTAAAATGATGGATTACCGTCCTCATGTATGGGACTTGGAAGCTGCCTATTTCAGAAATATAGCAAAGAACCTGTCGCTTTCATTGACATTCAGATATATGCAGGCAAAAGTCGCAGAAAGCGCGGATAGTAAAAATAGTGTTTCTCTGGATTTCGGCGCTACTTATTACCGCAACATGGCTCTGCTGGACGGAATGTCTTCCTGGAGTATCGGATTCCAGGCTGCAAATTTAGGAAAGAAACTGGACGGACAGAAGTTGCCCGCCAGATTAGGATTAGGGGGAGCAATCGACCTGCCGTTCAGCATAGAGAACCGTTTGCAGGTGGCGCTTGACTTCAACTATCTGCTTCCTTCCGAAATCCGTCATTTACAGGCAGGCGTAGGAGCCGAATATAATTTCCTGAAATACGGAGTAGTCCGTGCAGGTTATCATTTCGGAGATAAAGATAAGGGCGTAGGCAACTATGGCACCTTAGGCTGCGGAATCAACTTCTGGCCTATACGCGCAGATTTCTCATACGCATTGGCGGATAAGGATTGCTTTATGCACCGCACTTGGCAGTTGGGAGTCGGAATAGTTTTCTAAGCTCCTCTTCGAGGCGTTGCTTCACTTCGTCCATGGGCACATCGTGCTTCAACTCCTGACGAAGAGAAGTGACGCCTTTATCTATAAATCCACAAGGATGAATATAGCTGAAATATCGTAAATCCGTATTCACATTCAAAGCCAGTCCGTGCATAGTGACGTAATGGCTGCTCCTCACTCCTATCGCACAAATCTTACGGGCACGGGGAGTATCGCCTTCCAGCCAGACACCTGTTGCTTTCTCCAACCTTCCGGCTTCAATGCCATAAGATGCGCACACGCATATCACTGCTTCTTCCAGCAGATGAACGTATTCTTTCAGTCCCAGCCCGAACTCTTCCAAATTCAATATCGGATAGCATACTAACTGTCCGGGACCGTGATAAGTGATGTCTCCCCCTCTGTCAATATGATAAAGAGTCGCATCAATCGCTTTCAACTGTTGGTCACTCAGCAACATATTATTTTCTTTCCCGCTACGTCCCAAAGTATAGACGTGGGGATGCTCGCACATAACAATACGGTTCTCATAGGCTTCGCCCTGAGCTTTTGCCCGGACAACGCTGTCAAACCATTCCGTCTGCCGTTGCCATGCCTCGGCATACGGTATCAAATTCCAATCGACAAAAACTGT
This portion of the Bacteroides acidifaciens genome encodes:
- a CDS encoding PorV/PorQ family protein produces the protein MKRVKHFLLVSCLFPVLAGAQGVANANFLSLTPDAQSAGMAGTGLAITDNGSTAIFHNASTIAFSQEVMGASYSYADINKDYALHSASLFYRIGREGIHGFALGFRHFKDPKMMDYRPHVWDLEAAYFRNIAKNLSLSLTFRYMQAKVAESADSKNSVSLDFGATYYRNMALLDGMSSWSIGFQAANLGKKLDGQKLPARLGLGGAIDLPFSIENRLQVALDFNYLLPSEIRHLQAGVGAEYNFLKYGVVRAGYHFGDKDKGVGNYGTLGCGINFWPIRADFSYALADKDCFMHRTWQLGVGIVF
- the lipB gene encoding lipoyl(octanoyl) transferase LipB: MKTVFVDWNLIPYAEAWQRQTEWFDSVVRAKAQGEAYENRIVMCEHPHVYTLGRSGKENNMLLSDQQLKAIDATLYHIDRGGDITYHGPGQLVCYPILNLEEFGLGLKEYVHLLEEAVICVCASYGIEAGRLEKATGVWLEGDTPRARKICAIGVRSSHYVTMHGLALNVNTDLRYFSYIHPCGFIDKGVTSLRQELKHDVPMDEVKQRLEEELRKLFRLPTAKCGA